The proteins below come from a single Nostoc sp. KVJ3 genomic window:
- a CDS encoding CheR family methyltransferase, which translates to MSLTDIEKLLSKKIGVDCNIIGSRKIAKAVENRCSACSLSDLKKYLQLLQTSSEEFTELVEQIVVPETYFFRDRKSFDFLIDFVKTQWLTKSGHGTLRLLSVPCSTGEEPYSIAIALMETGLSTSQFHIDAIDISKQAIAKAQQGIYGKNSFRGEVLVDRNRYFKQTSEKYEISPSVRNAVNFKEGNLINMFFNVQLKYDVIFCRNLLIYLEDSACTEVLKTLNRLLLPNGLLFVGSAETAKVPSNLFSSIRQPFTVYRKKAEGTISKSLHYPPIENRQVENIGGAKKQNSQTKKVSSETSSISYPLYSTPSLPERLVKNTSFLSNITNSSETEPSLKETQLSIPENSLSLELAKQLADGGQIEAAIKYCNEYLLSVSSTNAQAYTLLGTLYQAKANYIQAEQFFRKALYLNPNDYEALIHLALLKEHRGDLVGASILRERIQKLQQNF; encoded by the coding sequence ATGTCCTTGACAGATATTGAAAAACTCTTAAGTAAAAAGATTGGCGTTGATTGTAATATTATTGGTTCGAGGAAAATTGCTAAAGCCGTAGAGAATCGCTGCTCTGCTTGTAGTTTAAGTGACCTAAAAAAGTATCTTCAACTTTTACAAACTTCCTCAGAAGAATTTACAGAACTAGTTGAACAAATAGTTGTCCCAGAAACATATTTTTTTCGCGATCGCAAATCATTTGATTTCCTGATCGACTTTGTGAAAACACAGTGGTTAACTAAATCTGGTCATGGCACACTGCGTCTGTTAAGTGTACCTTGCTCCACTGGTGAAGAACCTTATTCAATAGCTATCGCCCTTATGGAAACAGGCTTATCCACCTCACAGTTTCATATTGATGCCATTGATATTAGCAAACAGGCGATCGCTAAAGCACAGCAAGGAATTTATGGTAAAAATTCATTTCGGGGTGAAGTGTTGGTTGATCGAAATCGCTATTTTAAGCAAACATCAGAAAAATATGAAATCTCTCCATCGGTGCGAAATGCAGTGAATTTCAAGGAAGGAAATCTGATAAATATGTTTTTTAATGTGCAACTAAAGTATGATGTAATATTTTGCCGCAACTTGTTGATATATCTGGAAGATTCTGCCTGTACTGAGGTCTTAAAGACTCTGAATCGCCTATTATTGCCCAATGGATTACTCTTTGTTGGATCTGCTGAAACTGCAAAAGTTCCTAGTAATCTCTTTAGCTCGATTCGCCAACCTTTCACCGTTTATAGGAAGAAGGCAGAAGGAACGATAAGTAAGAGTTTGCATTATCCACCAATTGAAAATCGCCAAGTTGAAAATATCGGAGGAGCAAAAAAACAGAATAGCCAAACTAAAAAGGTAAGCTCTGAAACTTCTTCTATTTCTTACCCCCTATACTCTACTCCCAGCTTACCAGAAAGGCTGGTAAAAAATACCTCGTTTTTGTCAAATATTACCAATAGTTCAGAAACAGAACCATCTTTGAAAGAAACTCAGTTATCTATTCCAGAAAATAGTTTAAGTCTGGAACTAGCTAAACAATTAGCCGATGGAGGACAGATAGAAGCTGCAATCAAATATTGTAATGAATATTTGTTAAGTGTTTCTTCTACTAATGCCCAAGCTTATACCTTACTGGGGACATTGTATCAGGCAAAAGCGAACTACATTCAGGCTGAACAATTTTTCCGAAAAGCACTTTATTTAAATCCCAATGATTACGAAGCACTGATACACCTTGCTCTTTTAAAAGAACATCGTGGCGATTTAGTTGGTGCATCCATTCTGAGAGAGCGAATTCAGAAGCTACAGCAAAATTTTTAA
- a CDS encoding Nif11-like leader peptide family natural product precursor, translating into MSQQALEFFTKVNTDAALQQEVNTALEGKEDMEAANAFVWVGAKHGYEFTAEEAAAKYQEIIAAADEELEEEALEKVAGGKPGQGLGVQTYAQ; encoded by the coding sequence ATGAGTCAACAAGCTTTAGAATTTTTCACCAAAGTAAATACAGACGCAGCTTTGCAACAAGAGGTAAACACAGCCCTAGAAGGCAAAGAAGATATGGAAGCAGCTAACGCCTTTGTCTGGGTGGGAGCAAAGCATGGGTATGAGTTTACAGCCGAAGAAGCTGCCGCAAAGTATCAAGAAATCATTGCAGCCGCCGACGAGGAACTGGAAGAAGAGGCTTTGGAAAAGGTGGCGGGAGGAAAACCGGGGCAAGGGTTGGGGGTGCAGACATATGCTCAATAG
- a CDS encoding chemotaxis protein CheW gives MLMLLFYIGSNVYAIESSYVVEVIPRVTYREVHHVPNYVAGLFNYRGAIVPVIDLCQLIRGTSSQAYLSTRVFIVSYPAQETDKFKYVGLMAERVIKTVKKSTSEFLASGIQTSEAPYLGKMIMDESGMIQHIDLERLLSILKQINLLEAGV, from the coding sequence ATGTTAATGTTACTTTTCTATATCGGCAGTAATGTATATGCAATAGAAAGTTCTTATGTAGTAGAAGTGATTCCGAGAGTAACATACAGAGAAGTTCATCATGTACCAAATTATGTAGCTGGATTATTTAATTATCGGGGTGCAATTGTTCCAGTGATTGACCTTTGTCAATTAATTCGAGGAACATCAAGTCAAGCCTACTTAAGTACCCGCGTCTTTATTGTTAGTTATCCTGCTCAAGAAACTGACAAATTTAAGTATGTCGGCTTGATGGCAGAACGAGTCATTAAAACAGTAAAAAAATCAACAAGCGAATTTTTAGCATCTGGTATTCAAACAAGTGAAGCACCCTATTTAGGAAAAATGATTATGGATGAATCAGGGATGATTCAACATATTGACTTAGAGCGCCTACTTAGCATTTTGAAACAGATTAATTTATTAGAAGCTGGAGTATAG